The following coding sequences lie in one Arachis stenosperma cultivar V10309 chromosome 5, arast.V10309.gnm1.PFL2, whole genome shotgun sequence genomic window:
- the LOC130979414 gene encoding glutaredoxin-C3 yields MRRSGMKVVATVSVLSLIFLYWNWRGVRVGPTGVEASNSVSAFVQNAIYSNRITIFSKSYCPYCLRAKRIFADLNEHPFVVELDLRDDGYQIQSVLLDLVGRSTVPQVFVNGKHIGGSDDLRAAAQSGELQKLLSST; encoded by the exons ATGAGGAGGTCGGGGATGAAGGTGGTTGCGACGGTGTCTGTGTTGTCCTTAATCTTTCTATATTGGAACTGGAGAGGGGTGAGGGTGGGACCCACTGGAGTGGAAGCGTCGAATTCCGTGTCTGCCTTTGTTCAGAACGCTATCTACTCCAACCGCATCACCATCTTCTCCAAATCCTATTGCCC GTATTGTTTGCGTGCCAAACGCATCTTTGCTGATCTGAACGAACACCCTTTTGTGGTCGAGCTTGATCTCCGAG ATGATGGGTATCAAATTCAGAGTGTGCTTCTTGATTTGGTTGGTAGAAGCACTGTCCCACAAGTATTTGTCAATGGAAAACATATTGGTGGATCAGATG ATCTCAGAGCTGCAGCACAGAGCGGTGAATTGCAGAAACTTCTCAGTTCAACTTGA
- the LOC130980441 gene encoding probable methyltransferase PMT27, which translates to MALFKSRNSRRSSSSPSYVSTLTILVFIGLCIFGVWMLSSNSVVSPDDETSTRTAIDTTDTETVADDIADDTITEDKKDKRDTVTPVFGDNPGHLPEDAIKSGDHKHDGQSQQHTAAITDSQISEESSITQKEQAASVVSEVASEHATTNVEEVTSKALDVKMEEEEANREQLKEEKGEMGKTRETDGGEGAKKKKKKKKKKEKEKAWSTQADESKRQKGESKGGEGSEDQLTWQVCNTTAGADYIPCLDNEKAIKRLRSTKHFEHRERHCPEDAPTCLVPLPQGYKKPVEWPHSREKIWYHNVPHVKLAQVKGHQNWVKVSGEYLTFPGGGTQFIHGALHYIDFLQQAEAGIGWGKHTRVILDVGCGVGSFGGYLFERDVIAMSLAPKDEHEAQVQFALERGIPAISAVMGSQRLPFPSRAFDLLHCARCRVPWHADGGMLLLELNRLLRPGGYFVWSATPVYQKLPEDVHIWEEMTALTKTMCWELVTINKDELNRVGAAFFRKPTSNQCYEQREQNQPPLCKDDDDPNAAWYVPLQACMHKVPVNKAERGAKWPEAWPARLHKTPYWLNDSQTGIYGKPASQDFAADNDRWKNVVDELSNAGITWSGVRNIMDMRAVYGGFAAALKDLPVWVFNVVNVDAPDTLPIIYERGLFGIYHDWCESFSTYPRTYDILHADHLFSKLKERYGYRCKLVPVMAEVDRILRPEGKLIVRDEASTIGEIEALLKSLQWEITVSKKQEGFLCAKKGHWRPDSVASS; encoded by the exons ATGGCACTGTTCAAGTCACGGAACAGTAGGAGATCATCTTCATCTCCATCTTACGTATCCACCTTAACAATATTGGTTTTCATTGGACTATGCATCTTTGGCGTTTGGATGCTCAGCTCCAACTCCGTCGTCTCCCCTGATGACGAAACTTCCACCCGCACCGCCATTGATACTACCGACACCGAAACTGTCGCCGATGACATCGCTGATGACACAATAACAGAGGACAAAAAGGACAAGAGAGATACTGTAACTCCGGTTTTCGGTGACAACCCCGGCCATCTCCCTGAGGATGCCATCAAGTCCGGCGACCACAAACACGATGGACAAAGCCAACAGCACACTGCTGCCATTACTGACTCTCAGATATCCGAGGAAAGCTCCATAACGCAAAAGGAACAAGCTGCATCTGTAGTAAGTGAGGTAGCTTCAGAACATGCTACCACGAATGTGGAAGAGGTAACTAGCAAGGCCCTAGATGTTAAAATGGAGGAGGAGGAAGCAAATCGAGAGCAGTTGAAGGAAGAGAAGGGAGAGATGGGAAAGACGAGAGAGACAGATGGAGGCGAGGgagcaaagaagaagaagaaaaagaagaagaaaaaggagaaagagaaagcatgGTCGACGCAGGCAGATGAGTCGAAGAGGCAGAAGGGAGAGTCAAAGGGCGGAGAGGGTAGCGAAGATCAGCTGACGTGGCAAGTGTGCAACACGACGGCAGGTGCGGACTACATACCGTGTTTGGATAACGAGAAGGCCATAAAGAGACTGCGCAGCACCAAGCACTTTGAGCACAGGGAAAGGCATTGCCCTGAGGATGCACCTACTTGCCTTGTTCCTCTTCCCCAAGGTTACAAGAAACCCGTGGAATGGCCTCACAGCAGGGAAAAG ATATGGTACCACAACGTGCCACACGTGAAGCTAGCGCAGGTGAAGGGGCACCAGAATTGGGTGAAGGTGTCGGGTGAATACTTAACATTCCCTGGAGGCGGAACCCAGTTCATTCATGGAGCCCTCCACTACATTGATTTTCTTCAGCAG GCTGAAGCTGGGATTGGATGGGGGAAGCATACTCGGGTGATATTGGATGTTGGATGTGGGGTTGGAAGTTTTGGAGGATACTTGTTCGAAAGAGATGTTATTGCCATGTCTTTGGCGCCAAAAGACGAACATGAAGCGCAAGTTCAGTTCGCCCTCGAGCGAGGGATACCCGCCATATCTGCTGTCATGGGTTCTCAGAGGCTCCCATTCCCTAGCCGTGCCTTTGATCTCCTGCATTGTGCGCGTTGTCGTGTACCTTGGCATGCTGACG GTGGTATGTTGCTCTTGGAATTGAATCGACTTCTGCGCCCAGGGGGTTATTTCGTGTGGTCTGCTACTCCTGTATACCAGAAGCTACCAGAAGATGTTCACATATGGGAGG AAATGACTGCACTCACAAAGACCATGTGCTGGGAACTTGTCACTATCAACAAGGATGAACTAAACCGTGTTGGTGCTGCCTTTTTCCGCAAACCAACTTCCAATCAATGCTACGAGCAAAGAGAACAGAACCAACCTCCCTTGTGCAAGGATGATGATGATCCAAATGCTGCTTG GTATGTACCTCTACAGGCTTGTATGCACAAGGTGCCTGTTAACAAGGCTGAGAGAGGAGCCAAATGGCCGGAAGCTTGGCCTGCTCGGTTGCACAAAACCCCATATTGGCTAAACGATTCGCAGACGGGGATCTATGGAAAACCGGCTTCTCAAGATTTTGCAGCGGACAATGATCGCTGGAAGAATGTTGTGGATGAGCTGAGTAATGCTGGTATAACTTGGTCTGGCGTGAGAAACATCATGGACATGCGAGCTGTTTATGGGGG ATTTGCAGCAGCTTTGAAAGATCTCCCTGTTTGGGTATTCAATGTGGTGAACGTAGATGCACCAGACACACTTCCTATCATCTATGAGAGGGGTCTGTTTGGGATATACCATGACTGGTGTGAATCCTTTAGCACCTATCCACGAACTTATGATATTTTGCATGCAGATCATCTTTTCTCAAAGCTTAAGGAGAGGTATGGAT ACAGGTGCAAACTTGTTCCTGTCATGGCAGAGGTTGATAGAATACTCAGACCGGAGGGTAAATTGATTGTTCGTGATGAAGCTAGCACCATTGGAGAAATAGAGGCTTTGTTAAAATCCCTGCAGTGGGAAATAACCGTCTCCAAAAAACAAGAGGGTTTTCTCTGTGCAAAGAAAGGCCATTGGAGACCCGACAGTGTAGCTTCGTCCTGA